One Drosophila teissieri strain GT53w chromosome X, Prin_Dtei_1.1, whole genome shotgun sequence genomic window, ccaatactaaccaaaaatataacttttggaccgactttgtcaaaataatttttggccaaattttcgcattttttgtaaggggtaccatcatcaaaatttgcaaaaaaatgggtgcggggtgcgggtggtattttcggtataacttggccaaaaatggtcggaaagttaaaaaaattacatatttttactcctaattaccaatactaaccaaaaatataacttttggaccgactttgtcaaaataatttttggccaaattttcgcattttttgtaaggggtaccatcatcaaaatttgcaaaaaattggGTGCGGAGTGCGGGTGGTATTTTCGgttaaacttggccaaaaatggtcggaaagttaaaaaaattacatctttttactcctaattaccaatactaaccaaaaatataacttttggaccgactttgtcaaaataatttttggccaaattttcgcattttttgtaaggggtaccatcatcaaaatttgcaaaaaaatgggtgcgggtggtattttcggtataacttggccaaaaatggtcggaaagttaaaaaaattacatattcttactcctaattaccaatactaaccaaaaatataacttttggaccgactttgtcaaaataatttttgaccaaattttcgcattttttgtaaggggtaccatcatcaaaatttgcaaaaaaatgggtgcggggtgcgggtggtattttcggtataacttggccaaaaatggtcggaaagttaaaaaaaagtacatatttttactcctaattaccaatactaaccaaaaatataacttttggaccgactttgtcaaaatcatttttggccaaattttcgcattttttgtaaggggtaccatcattaaaatttgcaaaaaattggGTGCGGAGTGCGGGTGGTATTTTCGgttaaacttggccaaaaatggtcggaaagttaaaaaaattacatctttttactcctaattatggtattttcggtataacttggccaaaaatggtcggaaattaaaaaaaattacatttttttactcctaattaccaatactaaccaaacatttaacttttggaccgcctttgtcaaaataatttttggccaaaatttcgcattttttgtaaggggtaccatcatcaaaatttccaaaaaaatgtggaaaaaactgaattttttctgtgaacacagttttattggaaatttaattacgaattcaacgagatttgacattccatatttgggccaatattttgaatgttctgatcaaaatactgatatttaaatcgcaaaaacacagaaaattcggccaaaatccaaaaatcattaTAAAAATTGTGGCCAAAAAACTGATGAAAAGTCtcaaaaatgacaaaaaaataaagtatcCAAATTTGGATGCCCATCGATGGCGTAATCAATTACTAACCCAAGTAATAGTGCTCTTCcacatttgtatttttactttccatttttatttacacaaaaaaaaaaaaatcataaaaaaaacttaaacgTTAACGGGAGGGGAAAGGGACTCTCGATGGACTATTTCCTCAACTTGCTGCAGTTGCCCAAGGCATCCAGGATGTGGCCATGGCCGCACTGTTGCTCGCCCTTGAGGATGTCCGGATTGATGATCTCCACGTTGGCCAGGAAGCCGCGATCCTTGCTCATCTCCTCGGCGGAGTCCTTGGCCAGCTTGTCGCGAAAGTCGTCGAAGCGATCCTTGAGATCGCTACCTAGGACCTTGGCCTTCTCGCCCAGCTTCTGGGCGCCCTCCTTGAGTTCCGTGCCCAGGCCCTTGGCCTTCTCGCCCAGCTTCTTGGCGCCCTCCTTGATGTGGCAGCCCACGTTCTTGAAGAAGTCGCGCACCTCATGCTCCGAACTGGTGCTGCTGCCCGTTATCTCCGATATCTTATCGGTCACATCTCCCAGTCCGGGTATCTTGTCCTCGCAATCGAAGAGTCCCGCCTGACCCTGAAGAAAAGCGCCggcgagcagcaggagcagcagcgatCCTTGCAAGCTATTCATCTTGTTGCGAGTTCCTTTGGCTTTATCCACACACGAAAAACCAGACTGAACGTTGACTCCACTGATACTGGACTGACCTGGGGCGCCTCGATTTCCACCCATTTTATTCGAATCGCCGTCGCCTTTGTGTGTCACTTGCTTCGCATTTTCTTTAATTCAATTGGCGAGAATTGCAATTGTGCGCTGATTTAAGCACCACTCGacaaagatacaaatacacaATGATATAGATGGAGATACAGCTGCAGGCCGATGATTCCACATCCAGATAATGTTGCCCTttcaaatacatataaatatatcccTGTATCGCTGCGATTTCGTAAATAAATACGATTATTTCCTCGTTAAGCCGGAAGCTGTGACAAATATGGCATATAAATAGACCACATAGTATAGTATTCATACTATATACTAGACGAGATGCGTTCAATTGGTATTTACACTCGACTCGGACGCACTTATCTGGAATTGACCCACAATGGCACGAGCTACTGCTACTAGTGATATTACATAACAACTGGCGAGGCCAAAACATTCTCGAAAAACTGCGAGTATTCGAGGGAGAGACCTTAATACGGATAAAGGTACTAAAAGTTCTTAAAGTATGAGCATGTATCTCGTAGTTCCGCAATTGCCATTTTATTGACGTTTAATTAAGGTAACAGATCAAATCGAATTGCAATTTCCTGCTGCTTTCATTTGCTGCTTTCCATTTCGGCTCTAATTCCAGTTGCCGTCATCATGTGCGCCAATTGAGCGCATTTCGCTGTCGTTCAGGTCGTAAGCCGCATCCATATCAGCGTCATCCTCCTGATCTTCTAGATCTTCTTGATCCACTTGATCTTCCGGCTCCTCGTCGCTGAAGGGGCCTACCAGTGGGATTTCCTCATCTGAATCTGTACCCTCCGAGACCTTCTCTTCCACTTCCACGTAATCAGAAACTCTAGTATTCTCTGTGACTTCTAGGCTGGGTATATAGTCATCCGATTCGGAAGGAACAGGTATTTCCGTAGTGgttgtggtgctggtggttgATGGTGTTGTAGAAGTGGTTGATGGTGCACCTGAAATCAAACAACACCTTTGTAGATCTGAGATCGAAGGTATTCGCATAATATTCTCACATTCCTCTGCTGTGGGATCGAATTCACAGCGAATCCTACGCTCGAGAGACTCATCCGCAGGCtctgtggtggtggtggtgggtctgcgagtggttgtggtggtgctggtggtggtggtgggcgcCGCAGTGGTGGTTGTAgttgtggttgtgggtggCCTGGTGGCGGCGACGGGCTTCTTTACATAATCCACACCTAAAATCGAATGAATGATGCTTTCTTCAATGATTTTTAAACTGTTTCTTACACTCCGCGAGACTTGGATCGAAATCGCAGCGAATCCTCCAGTCCAATTCGTCATCATCGAGTGGCACGACCACCTTCTTGGGCCGCCGCACATAGTACACCTCCTTGACCTCGATGATCTCCAGATCGGGATCGTCGGGGGATATGCGTCTGCGCACGAATCTCTGACGCTTGTGCTCCGGCAGAGAGCGAGCCTGGTGAAGCTCCAGGCAGGAGATACCCAGGAGTAGGATTAGAAACAGGGATCTGCTCATCGCGTTGTCTGCAGCTTTACTACTTTGGGGCAGCTTCGCTCCGCAAGCTTCGCGCACGCAACCAAAACTGTGCGGAAGCTTATCAAATGCGATAACCTTCTGACCTTGGACCATGGGCTGAGGCggggggggagtgggggggaAGAATTGCTGAAGAACGAGAAGCAgaatgttgcatactttcggtCCGTTGCGCATAATTGCGGCTCACGCCTCGTGACGATGCATCAATGTCCGCATAAATTAGATTTCCACCACGGACGCGCAACAAATTAGCCGCAAACATAATTGCCTCGAGCTTGGCTAAAAGCCCCACCCCCCCGCCTTCTTGACGGGGGAGGGGAAATCTGCGACAGATGGCGGAAATGGGTCGAGCATTCAGCCGCCTGTTCTCTTGGCCATCTCGGAGTCAGCGAGgcacataattaataaatccACAAATATTGCTACTTGTACTATGTGTAGCACAAATCTTCAGTTTGCTCATGTTGTGAAAATGCTGTCAAAAATCGAATGGAAAGATAGGATCTCATAGAAACAATTAACTCATTGATGCCATCGAATCTTTCCTCCGATTGTGAGACATTCTTACTGCACACTTGCATGCAGGAAGCTGTGAGTTCTTCAGTTCTTAACCTACTAAATGGGGAATACATttgataatatatattttgttccCTTTTTAATTCGATCTGTTTCCTTGGTCTCCGCATTGCCGAGCAGCTGACTCAGCGGCAAGTGTCAGGACCTCGCACATCGATATGCTCGACGAGCTGATGAGAAATATGTGAAAAGTCATTTTCCCCATACATATTTTCCCTCACTTTCCGCCTCACTTTACCATCTCCCCATTTTCTTGATGccactttttcattttgccccTGTTTGTTTGTCATTTTTCAATGGCAAAATGTTGGCGGATTGGCGGGGGGGGTGGTGCAAATTAGCCGAGCAACGGCGGCCACATATGTTTCAGTCATTTCCCAATAACATAACATAGCAAaccgtgtgtgtttgcctcGCCGCGAAAAGTGGGCGGCCGCGGGGCGTGGCACGGGATAGATAAACAAAAGTGTTGTGTAGAGCAGCACACTGAATACATGCATACGCTACTTATTCAAGAGGCATTATCACTTTGATCTGTGGTCAGTGACagcttaaaaaatatatttgtgaaTTATTAATTGCTGACATGTTTGCGGAGATTACGCGGATTGCTATTGTCAAAATGGTAGAACTGTCGTGTTTAGGGGGAAATGCTTTCTTAAAATTCCTAAAATGCCTCATCGTATTTCTCTGATCTAAAAGTGTGATAAGAATCAAAAAGTTGCAGTGCCTGGCAAAGGTAGTTTAAGGTACTAACAACTAacgtttatttaaattaacaattgcAATGCATTCAAATTGTCATTCTGAGCATTGATAGGTAATTTCTTTCGAACTcacttcttttattttattttattataattattgatTGTTAGGTAATTTCTTTCGAACTcacttcttttattttattttttttatagctAATTATATTAGCTATGTAGCTCAATCagtttttgttaaattataaatgatgTTTAAGATTATGAAACTGATATGCTAGGGTATTCATACTGATATTTCCCTGGCTGATCTTTTtcgaaaatgttttcgttgTGAGAGcgtgaaatatgcaaattgccagtGGATCTTCCCAGGGGGTGGATGTGTTGGGGGGGGAGGGGTGCGCAAGGGGgcgggggcaggggcaggggcggCTTTTTTGGGCCCACTAGATGCGGCCAAGACGAACAGTTGGCTACGAGGCACGTTGGCGGGCGGAACTCAACGCGATCGCAGCTGATCGCCGGTCATAGAAAAGAGCGGGACGGCAGACGCGAGTCGGAGCGAGACGGCGTGCTTGGGAGCTTGGGGCAGCCCCAAGGTgtgacagagagagagagcgagagagagagagagagacagcattggcatacacacacgcataaAGAAGATCGACTGTGGAAACTATCGCTCTGTTTTCCCCactctgtttttgtttgccagcccATAAAACTCAGTTTCTGTGTGTTGTGTTCTtggaactttttttttttgtttttcccgtGACGACCCTAAAAAGTGGCACAGTGTGTCCCACTCAAGTGTCGCCAGTGAGCGCGCGGGGGGTGAGGGGGAAAGTTTGGGAAAATTGGGAAAGCGTTCGGGAACGCCTTTGGGAGCGGATCAACTATTAATAGCAGAACATaaacgagagagagagagagagcgaatACTGACAAAAAGaagccaaaaataattgaaGCGTGGGCAGCATTCAAAGGACAGTCAAGCCGGGCTACAGTGAACATGGGACAAGCCAAATAAGTTGTAAATACAGTGAGCATGGGACAAGCAAAATAAGTTGTAAATACAAAAGAAAGCgaagaaaaataaagataaatcAAAACACTTCCAtagcaaacaaagaaaagcgaaacaaaaatggaaaatggaaaacattcAAATGGAAAAGGAAGGATACTAAAGTGAAAGACAAAGCCCTCTTAGCGAGTGCCGCCTGTACAGACATAGTTGggataaacaataaattggcCAAAGGCCAAAGCAGCAACcagaaaaacaagaagaagcagcagatCAGCCGTgaacgaagaagaagaagcagcagcagcagataaaGGCAGATCAAACAAGAGaacaacggacaacggacaaccAACAGGTGGAAGGAAACTAAGACCCAAAAAAGATCAAACCCCTGATCTCTAAGTgcacactcaaaaaaaaaaaagggagaggGATCACAGCTGATGAGGCGTCATGTCCCAGGAAGCCGCCGAAGATGAGGAGGCtctgcaggaggaggaggagcaagaTCCGCTGGCCAATTTGCTCAGTCTGAAGCTGAAGAAGCCACCGCACTGGAACTGGGAGCTGAGCACCTcgcgcagctgcagcaacattGCTCTGCCCAGGATCTTGCTATACGACCACACGGGCAATCTTCTGGTGGATGCCGATGGCCACCAGGAGGAGATCTACACATCCAGGGAGTCGCAGCGGCGTCGCAAGCGTTCGGCCACCGCCAATTTGGAGCGCAATTTCCATGGCCTGCGGATAGCAgaggccacgcccacgcccacgcccacggtAACGCCCAGCGAGGCCACGCCCAGTTCGAGTCGGGAGAGTGGGCGGCGGAAAACGCACGGCAGCTGCATTGACTTCAGCACCCACGAGCTGCCCAACTGGGAGCCATCGCTGAGCTCGCGGCGCTCCAGTTCGCTGCGCGGCGTTCGCTTCCAGGAGACGGAGGAGCTGCCCGTCTACCCCACGCCCCCCTCCACATCCACGCTGAACTCGTCGAGCTCGGGACCGCGGGAGAAGCGACGCTACCGCCGCTCGCAAAGCTCCATCCTGGAGAGATTCAGCCTCTCGAAGGGCCGCCACTCCTCGCCGGAGTTCGCGCAGGAGGAGGACGTGGTGAAGGCGCCGCGCTACTACCTGCGTACCAGCAAGGCGGGCACCCTGGTGATTCGCGAGGAGAGCTTCAGTTCCCAGAAGCTGAGACAGCGGCGTCGTCGTCCTCCAAAGCACTCCTCCCACGAGAATATcctgcaggagcaggagcaggagccgcCAGCCAGCTGTGTCGTGCAGGCCACGACGCGAGCGAGGAGAGCGCCGGAGAGGACACTCTCCACCTCGGAGGAGGAGACGCGGGAGGCGGCGCAGGAGCCGCGCAGATCCAGGGGCAGGCCCAGGAACACGAGCCAGCGCAGCTGCGGCAAGGATGCGGCTCAGGGTGAGTTTGCAATCTGTAACTTAGTAGTAATGCTTTTCCCAACTTGAAACTTACATTTAACTTGCACCTTTCAATCCTTGCACCCTTCGCAGAGCTCATCACCGTGGATCCCGATAATTGTGTATATCGAGCAGCGCCGGGCGCCACCGCAAGATAGAAGAATAGCTACCAGACCCCACACCCCCccaaaaagaaggaaagaaaGTAAGAGAGAAAGCCACCCAGGACGATGAGATGGGGTATAGTTTTCTAACCGCACAGGATGCCAGGAGATGCGGGCAGTACGAGAACAGACTAAACTAGAGTTCCTCCATGTGATGTAAGACGATTAAACGTATGCAAATAAAGCCAATACCTAAAACTCGGCCACAGCagtaattttttcacattaaTTAAGGTAAACACATAATGGGTTTCTCGGTGCCAGAAAACTTGTCTATCAAAACCCATTAGCGCAATGCTCTTACGTTGTCATACTTTGACATTTGTCCCCTTGAAGTGCCGAACATTCTTAGCATTGGGTTGCCAAAAAGGTCTCTCAGCCCTTGCAgtcattaaatataaacaaataaagctatattcaattattataaACTGTTATGTTTGAAACTAAGAAAGTGTAAAGcagcctaaaagtatgcagcaaaGTCTGCAATTCTGCTCGCAAGCATATTGAGATAATTTGACTGTGAGATTCGATGCCAGAGTCAGAGTGTCCAGTGCGACACTTGGCCACTCGTGGCTCCCAGTAAACAAGCTAATCAGCAGGTGATGATAAGCCGGTCGTCGGgccagtttcagtttgagaTCAGTGAAGCCAGTGCGACCGAAACCCTTGGAACGAGATGCGATCtgtactgctgctgctcctggttcTGCTGCTCGGCTCCGCGTGCATCGAATGCGGCAGGGTGATCTACTTCAATCAACTGAATAGCACACAAGCCGAGGAggcggccaacaacaacaccgaTGCCCTGGGCAAGGGAATGCTGCTCGATATGCGGGGAAATCGCTGCCAACGTGGGTACGTTCGCGATCATCATGGGCGTTGCAGAAGGGTGAGTGCTCCATTAATCTTGgttgtgtgtttattttgctAATTTTAACTTGTTTACCCACTCAGCGTGTCTGATATTGGACTCCCCCACTGGGcagagttaaatttaaatgcgtgtttatttttaagtctgTTTGCCAGCCGAGATTAAAACCGTCTACAGATTTTGTAAAAACGATATGACAGATAACAGCAAGTTACGCGAATATTGTGAATATGTTCCTGCTTGGCAACAGCATTTCAAGATAAGATTTTAATTAGAAGGGTTATTCtcttaaatgtataaataatttcccGAATAACCATtaatttagttattatttaagCCTTCATAATAGTtgttaaatatgtacatataatatatatttctaaagGAAAGTAGTTGTTCTACACAGAAAGCGATCTAAAGCCGTTTGCTGAAACTATAAGTATGTATCACATGTAGAAtcccaaaatccaaaaatcccAAATGGTAATAGATCGTAATGGACATTAACCCTTTCGCCCCGTCATGAAATTGAAACTACGTCACATCACGTGTCGCCGGTCACGAAAAGTATGATGAAATACTGGGCTTCGTGGGCTTGTGCAGATACAAACGCAGAtgcaagatacaagatacaatgTACAAGATATCATACAACTGGAGCACTAGAGCCGACAACTTCGGCGGCGTCAATGAGATAACGATGAGTCGAGGAACACTTCTGACTCAGCGCTATAATAATACGAGTCAGTTGCTCTTGGCTCTGCCAAGACCATTATTCGGTCACATTTTCGGGAAATTTCAGCGGGTGTGCGGTGCGATAAGGCGGGTAAATATGTTGGATCTGTGACGTCCCTCGTTCCGTAATTGCCGTTAAATGCTCAATGGTTTGTCGCGTGGTCAACACAACCACCCATACAACCACCATCAcaaccaccaacaccaccaccaacaccaccaccaacaccaccaccaacaccaccaacaacaccaccaccacacactccacacacGCTTTCCAGAAAGCCCCTGGATGATTAgccaaaatacaattttacaCGGAATTTCGCATGGCTCACTTCGCGGCGATCGTTAcggattttttgttttgtcaaaGTTCAAAACGCTTTTGGGAAGTGTGTGCTATCTGTGCCAAGTCAGATAGATAGTTATTATGGCTAACTCATCAAAAATACGGGGAGCCCAAGCCAATTAACCCATGTTCCTTTCTTACTCAGCTCTAAAAATAAGGGTTATCTATGTCAATGGTTTGGTTTCAGGAAAGTTGGCTGCTCAATCTCTTGGTGATAGGTTTCACTCCGTGCTAATCTCGGCAGAAGACGGGGCTTTTACTTCTTTAGATAGGAgtgtttaaatataattggTTATTAACTTGTTATTACGAAAAATACTCTAGTTACGCTGTTTCACTTTAAAAACCTGGCTATAGGTGATATGCTGGTTCGGCTAAGTCTTGTAGAATTCGGAGAAGAGTGGCAAAAAATCCCCCATTCTATCTTCCGCAGAGAACGCCAAACAAAGCCCCGAAAGCTCCGGAGATTTCGACTCGAAGAGGGTGTATATGGTGAGTATGGCCACGTCGTATGCAAATGCAGGAGGTTACGGGAGTTTCATGGTCTCCATGTGTCTAGATACCCATGCGCAACCCGATCCCCAGGCAACCGCTCGACTTTGCATCGGGGCGGGAATCGAAATCAGTGCTGGGCCAGCGAAGCACTCAATTACACTGATTGCAAATGGCATGGAGGCCCAGATAAGATTTTCCCCATGCGAATAACAGGGTGCTGTACTACCAACGGTGGAAATGTATGGGCCCGCCTAGCGAAGAATGGGCCAGGGCACCCTGTAGCCAGTTTATCAACTCAATGAAAAGACAAGCGGGCAGAGCACTTAAGAAGTGCTACCCGAAGCTTGTATAAAATCAGTTAACTGCCGGCACTGGAGCAAGCCACTTGGTTAGCTcaactttttttgtttatcgCGCCCTTCGGAGTTACGtctatacaatatatatatatatata contains:
- the LOC122624008 gene encoding uncharacterized protein LOC122624008, with the protein product MSQEAAEDEEALQEEEEQDPLANLLSLKLKKPPHWNWELSTSRSCSNIALPRILLYDHTGNLLVDADGHQEEIYTSRESQRRRKRSATANLERNFHGLRIAEATPTPTPTVTPSEATPSSSRESGRRKTHGSCIDFSTHELPNWEPSLSSRRSSSLRGVRFQETEELPVYPTPPSTSTLNSSSSGPREKRRYRRSQSSILERFSLSKGRHSSPEFAQEEDVVKAPRYYLRTSKAGTLVIREESFSSQKLRQRRRRPPKHSSHENILQEQEQEPPASCVVQATTRARRAPERTLSTSEEETREAAQEPRRSRGRPRNTSQRSCGKDAAQELITVDPDNCVYRAAPGATAR
- the LOC122624136 gene encoding uncharacterized protein LOC122624136, which translates into the protein MNSLQGSLLLLLLAGAFLQGQAGLFDCEDKIPGLGDVTDKISEITGSSTSSEHEVRDFFKNVGCHIKEGAKKLGEKAKGLGTELKEGAQKLGEKAKVLGSDLKDRFDDFRDKLAKDSAEEMSKDRGFLANVEIINPDILKGEQQCGHGHILDALGNCSKLRK
- the LOC122624714 gene encoding uncharacterized protein LOC122624714, giving the protein MRSVLLLLLVLLLGSACIECGRVIYFNQLNSTQAEEAANNNTDALGKGMLLDMRGNRCQRGYVRDHHGRCRRRV
- the LOC122624135 gene encoding zinc metalloproteinase nas-14, which codes for MSRSLFLILLLGISCLELHQARSLPEHKRQRFVRRRISPDDPDLEIIEVKEVYYVRRPKKVVVPLDDDELDWRIRCDFDPSLAECVDYVKKPVAATRPPTTTTTTTTAAPTTTTSTTTTTRRPTTTTTEPADESLERRIRCEFDPTAEECAPSTTSTTPSTTSTTTTTEIPVPSESDDYIPSLEVTENTRVSDYVEVEEKVSEGTDSDEEIPLVGPFSDEEPEDQVDQEDLEDQEDDADMDAAYDLNDSEMRSIGAHDDGNWN